A segment of the Plasmodium gaboni strain SY75 chromosome Unknown, whole genome shotgun sequence genome:
tttaacCACAAAAACATATCGTTTTTTTCACTGTCTTCATCACTAAATGTATCTTTGTTGTCATCATATAAACTGTAATTTATATCATCCTGGTGATTATTAACAATTTGttcttcatatatatcattGATGGTATTATAGAACCAATCGAATTTGTTTGTGTAATTTgtatcttttatatttttcttacttttttgtttaattttttttataagtttattatttttttctttggTTATATTTATGTCCTTATCTGCATAATCTTcgtttttattattttctgAATTATCATCCTCTATATAAAgtttgttattattttggTTGTTTATATGGATATGTTCTTTGTGAGTGGATGTATGTATGCATTCATTataatgattattattattatcatcatcgTCATCGTCAtctttatcattattatcatcatcattgtcatctttatcattattatcttcatcctttttattattattatcttcatcctttttattattattatcatcatcatccTTTT
Coding sequences within it:
- a CDS encoding hypothetical protein (conserved Plasmodium protein, unknown function); this translates as NKKDDDDNNNKKDEDNNNKKDEDNNDKDDNDDDNNDKDDDDDDDNNNNHYNECIHTSTHKEHIHINNQNNNKLYIEDDNSENNKNEDYADKDINITKEKNNKLIKKIKQKSKKNIKDTNYTNKFDWFYNTINDIYEEQIVNNHQDDINYSLYDDNKDTFSDEDSEKNDMFLWLKNKDIENVLSEKRTYMDDNY